One Salvia hispanica cultivar TCC Black 2014 unplaced genomic scaffold, UniMelb_Shisp_WGS_1.0 HiC_scaffold_840, whole genome shotgun sequence genomic window, ctacatgcaaaaatgatgagagGAGAAAGTTGTCAAAACGCGTCAGCTGCCGACCCTTATAATAACCGTAACTCACATCAACCCACATCATATTacaccatcaatatcaaacaacacataaccatttagtctcatatcatataattcaaatattcactccaatttagcacatagcaatcaatcacataaaatgtgtaaaattaaaagctaATTTATACACACCTAATTAAGATAGATAATCTGGTCAGAACACTTACTCTTACTTTGCTTCTCTATCTATGATTCTTGATACTCCACTAGTCTACGAAATTCTGAGTAATTATTTAGGATAGTTCTTTTGCCTTCTCCTTATAGACTTTTCTGCTTTGGTCTACAAagtttatactttatattgtgaaaatgggcacatatttattttaaccGCCTTAACTCTTTGCTACACAACTAACGGTGAAAAGTGGCTTACTAAATTCATTACACGCATACACATATATGCTAGCACATataggaaaatataatacGTGGCATATTAATAAGAAACCATAATTGATGATTATTGTCGATTGGAAACatataaactatatatatatatatatatactatttattCATCTAACATCATCGTGCATAACTACATGCAttgatataatttaatttatttattgtgtgtattctaaacacaaaaatatttataattagagAAACTATTTAGCATAGTTACTATATAATATGGtgctaattataatataatatgtaatcataaaaattgaggCATGttccaaaatataataaagtatgaaatcataaaaaatgatgCATGTTCCGACATTCCCATAGCCTAGCaaataaattgacaaatacaattaattcattttaattgttgtgtttaaaaaaaatgaagtgtaatgaattgtaaatatagagtataaataaataaataaattggttAGCCATCGCTCGGCAAAAGCGGCCAACAATAGTTTTAAATCGCAACCGTTAGTCGTGTTTGACCTCTCGTCCATACGCCGTTCATCCTTCGCGTTAGCCTAacacaatggcggacgtccgccatgcCCTAGCCGCTGCTCTGGATAAGAGGTCGAGacttataaatcaaaattaattttacatgatattcttccaaaattaattatttcagtCTCTCAtagcaaaataatattcatatggagtatatgatttaatgattatatcttacttatttaaaaatttacaagcCTTTACAACAAACcctagtttttattttcactcaCAATTCTCCATAGAGCAGAGAGGGAAATAGACACTCCAGTACATCGAGCAGTTGAAAAGCGAGAGATTACACAATTCAAACCAAGCTGAAGGATTACCATTTTAACCCTGTAACCCAATAGAACAACAACACACAAACAAAGGTAGTGGGAAGGGAGCTAACTGATCCTCTCTCCACAAGCCAAACGGAGCAAGTTTGAGTTGATCTTGCAAAACATGTGATTTTGCCATCAACAGCTCCCCGTAGTTAGCGAAGTCAGGTCGGCAGATGTCCCATCTGCAAAGCGGGCATACCCTGAGAACAAAACGGTTACCTCAGGTCATTCATCAGGGACGAATTTCATCAACCATCACAGCATAGGTTAGAAGAAACACCTGTGGATTTCTTTGAGCCATTTATCGATGCATGCTCGATGGAATTCATGATGGAAAAGGAAATATTCGCATGCCGTCTCCGTCTTCATACTCAACAAGACAAATGTAACACCTGCTTGGTTTAAGGGACATGGATAGTAAATAACAGGATATCATCTAGACGTCCCCAACATTAGATGAGTCGTTTCAAAAAATATCCATTAAAAAAGCAAAACATGCTAAGAAATTCCAGAAATGGGATAAAACTGCATTGCGAAGTATGATTCATAACATTCACTTACTGTGCAGTATCTTCACATGATTTCCTTTTGAATTTACAAAATATCTTCAAAGGCAAAGGGGTCCACCACTTCAATGGGTGCTGGAACAGATCCAACTGAAGAAACAGAAGGCCGAGACAAGACGACGATTGGTGAATTTCATCCAGAACCTAATTAAAATCAATGCAACAGATCTCACCCCATTTTACCAAGGAAAAAGGCATGCACATCATACAGGGAAATCTATTACATTACCTCAAATAAAGCCTCTGCTAGCATGACAATTTTGATATGCTAGCCCCTAGCATTAACATCATTGTTTGAATTAGGCTCTCGAGCAGCAATGCGGCAAGTACAATGACCTCCTTGATGCTGACCAGATAAGATGCAAGACCTCTCCTGAGCAGACAAGCCCTCAAATCGGCTTCCAAGTCTCTGAAGTGCACGCACCTAAGAGAAGATTAGTGGATTGTTAGTTATACACAGCATGGATGCGAGCTGCATAGAAAcattatttttggaattatGGACAGAAAGGTCACTGTCATAAAAACCTGATAGCTTAACTGTTTAGGCTCAGTATTGTTCAGATATTAAAATGGCTGCATGCGTTTATCTGAAACATCCCAAACATGGTTTGCACTTTGCAGGTTTCAGTCttcaagaaatataaaagaagatGTTTACACAAGTTTAGAAGCCATTTTGATTCCCTATCAGATTCCACAAGCTTAAGCACACAAAAAGGAAGACCAAATGTGAAAACACTCACACACATAGACATAAAATCTTGAAGTTCATTTTCTTGGGTTAATTTGTAAAAGGTGTATTCAGAGATGAATTCGCAACGTAAGcaaaaacatagaaaaatgattattaCTAAACTGAGCCCATAATAGTTAGAAGAAAGCTCTTGCAGTTTCTTGTTTGCATCAACAGAGTTTCAGGAGGAGAAATTCCAAGTATCGGTAGCCAGTGCATGTATGTAGCTTACCAATCTAACATGGTTGGCCTTTAGGAATTCAAGATTcacttatataattattttagctACTTTCATAATAACTCCGGCTAGATCTTTTGTGAAAGTTATAGATCTCTGTGTGTGTAAGCCAGAAGGAATGGTGGTTCTGGACCTAAAATCCAAATTACCCCCAAATCTTATGTCCATATTAGATATTGTACTCATGAtgtcaaaaaatgaaaaaggaagtagaatacataaaattcaagaGAAAGCATTAGTTGGTTATTACCAAAATTTACAATTGTATGTGAAAAGTGAGAAAGATTAAACTACCTGTGATCTTATTCTTCGTCGGCGCTCCATGAAATTTGATCTATGTTCCAGTAGATCTCTATACCTGGTCTCTCTAGCTGCTCGTGGGGTTCCATATGCATTATTTTGATTACCGTAAAAGGGGCTAGGAAAACTGGACAGGACATTGTCAGAGGTGTTCTGATGAGTAAAGCTATTATCATCTGACGTTAGATCTAGTTCTGCATGGCCTAAACCCTGTGCCACAGTATCCTGATGAGCAAGCCCCACCTCCCTGTCTTGCTGAAAATTATATAACTCCAAATCAGAAGCAGCAGTTCTACAAGAACTCTGTCACGAAGCCTACCCACACTTAATGTTCTACTGAACCTAATATTTCGTTCGGCAGGTTCTCGAGCAAACTGTCTTGCAGCATGCCTTGTTCCATCATCATCAGTGTTTACATGATCTAAAGGTGAAAATAAATGGGATTGCTATCTACTGTtgtattatttctatttctcaGTATGCCTTGACCATTATTTAACTGTCGGCTATCTTGAAAACTTCTGGAAAAAACAGGATTTGGGCTAGATGCATTATTTTCATCTTGCCTTCCAGGAGACTTACTGGTGAAGCAAGCAGGAAAAAATCACAGCCTTGTGACCTCTCATTTCTATTAACATAGCTACTAGAGGGATCAACACATTCTTCTACTTTGTCATTTGAAGTTGTGAGACCCATTGAAGGTGAGGATAAGATCTAGTGGAGCCCAAACTGTCACCTCTTGTGAGACGGAAGCTCAAGTTTCCAGGATTAGTACTAAGGCGAGAAAGGAACCGGCTAGGAGGATTAAATGACCGAGAGGAACTGTTGCCTTCTGTAGAGGCATTATTGGTGATGCTAGGCTCACTCCCACTCGTGGAGCTGAATGCCAGAGTTTATACAGTTCATGTCATTGCTCTCCTCAGCTTTTTCTGTCCCGTAACATTCTGCTGAAACTGGACAAGAGCCTAATTTATTCTCACTTGGACAGAAGGCAGtctttccattttcttcagTTGGGCCATCAGAGACCTGAAATCTCAACATGATGTTACTTGGTTGGCATTTTCATAATGCTCATTAATCTAATGTAGTAGTTGTGAGAAATGAACTACTCGCAATTTGGCAACAGATTAATGATGGACAAACTGATCAATTCAAAAAAGGTACGAGTTAAACCAGCTACGCCAAGCCAATGTATGCAGTCAACATCAAAATTTCCATCAATTCATGTTCTTACGCTAAATCAGATTGCAGGAAGAAATGCCTAATTCAATTAAGCTTCCCACAATTTTCTCATATTCAGAATTTCAATAGCACATACCAAAACGAAGCTGATTTTAACCAATTCCGCACaacataaaaatgatgaaattacATGCACACCAATTCCGCCATCTTCCaactcaaacataaattagatctacaaaaaaaaacaccgAACGAATCAAAatgaattaaacaaaaaaaaaatcacctgTCGTTCATCACGATTATCGCAGTGAGATCCGAGGCAGGACGACTTCAAAACTCTGCTTCGGCTGGATCGACTCCTCCGAATGGCACCTCGAGacgacgaagaagaagaggaagaaggcaATCGGCCGGCAGCATTGTGCTTGCTACTGCTCAATCCCATTCTCTTTTCATTCAGTCATCATTGAAACAAATGCTGAGAGAAGATCCGCCGCAATTAGTGGCAGAATGCTGGATTGCTTACAACATGTCCAGATCCAGAATTTGATGGTAATAATTGCGATTTAAGCAAACTGTATCAGTATTCACCAGCTAATGATTGCAAGCATGGCGCAGTGGGGGTAGGGGAGCGTGAAATGTGGCAGAATTTGAGCCTTTGGGGATTCAATTCGAAATTGGTGTGACGCCATTTCTGCTTAGACATGAATCTGTTGAGAAAATGGGGCCATCGCAGTCAgcccaatttcaaaatttcaaattatttttcaaccaTATTGGGCCATAAAATAAGCCCAAAATAGATGCAAGCATTTTTAATAGGGCAAATTGcctaaaaaatcacaaatttttgggaaagtttggtttttcccacaaactCTATAAGTTGCGTCTAAAGTCACGATTTTATCGGATCGTGCAAATTTCCTAAACTACCCGACCTGACGATATATTTTCGTTAAAAACTCATCTCACGTGGCATGTCTGATGCGTGCCTTGGCAAAATTTCTGACTGGGCACAAAACGATGtcgttttatgttttttttattgaatcttCTTTACGCCGATTTTATCCATAAACCGTTTGTCGATGATTTCACTCTTCTCAATTACGTTTTCCGTCGATTGAATCGGGTTTGTGCTTTCGAAATCAGCCAAAAAGAGGTTATATTACCTGAGTTCAGAAATTTTTCCAAGTCACCGGCATGTTATATGGGATAAATTTTTAACTGAAATATGTCGTCAGGTCGGGTAGTTTGAGAAATTTACACGATTTGATAAGTTCGTGACTTTAGGCGTAACTTTTAtagtttgtgggaaaaaccaaactttCCCAAAGTTTATGTCTTTTTAGGGAATTTATCCtttctaatactccctccattccctAGTAACAAAGGTAAcgtcattttccattttggacGTCCATCCCTTAGTAGAGTGATAGTCATTTCCcttaaaacataaatagtCATGTAGcattttttcactttctactttactctatctcttacttttttaattcttcAAAACAATATAGCTTTaaattttccactttattctctctttacttaattcacctaatataattttttttaatctctgcCATTACTGTGGAATTGAGGGAGTATAACGTTgcaatttattgatttgattcaaatttgattGCATTATTATTGCTTATTTATTCCCAGttctaattatataaaaataaaaataaaatttaaaaaaaaaaaaaaaaaaaaaaaaaacaccagCAACTACAACacaattattcattaataaattgttatttaaaaagaataatgtaatCAATACATTGATAATGCAATCAAAATGAGTTACAGGGAGCTCAATATTATCCTGCAAGCTTGCTTTATTTTACCTTCTTCATAAATCTTGATAAATCTTCTATGTTCCCCCCTCTCTAATGAAGTAGTAACATTGTAATCCTATGTATATTTCTATCTATATAAACTCTAAACGATCATCGATGCGTCCTCTCAAATCGACAACCTATCTATATCAACGGGTGCTCTTGTGGATCAAAAACGCGGTTGTGACAAGTCCTGTCACAAGGATAGGGGCAATCCCCCCTCTGAAACGGGCTTCTATCGTAGAACCAATCTCCAACAGCTTTCGCAATCGTCTGCACAAAATAATACACATTCAATGGCAATGAAAAGATTAAAAAGTTTTGCAAAGAATCAACCAAAAATGACCTTGTTATTCAACTTTGGCGAATCACTCCTAAACCATGTTTCCTGCATTTCAGTTTGGCAATGTGCATAGCAAGAATTGATGAATAATCCTCTAGATATCGACAACCCTAATCCGTTTATTGTTCGGATAAACTCTGATCTGAAAGCTGAttcaaacaagaagaaaaaaagattagTGTTAAAGAAAATTTGTTGACTGTTTCTTCTTTTAACTACCTTGCATGATTTTGAGCTGAATGGAAGAGCAGTTGTGTATATCTGACTCGCAGCCGTGCCAGAGCCCTCGTGGATCAGCAACAGCGGGAGCCAAGATGTTCTTTATCTGGTTCAGAGAGACGGCGATAAACAAGGGAGGCGAAGCAGATAGAGTTTGCCTAAAATGTGATGTTTCTTTCTAACCTGCCATGAATCATAGGCGGCGTTCAAGAGAAAAAGGGGCGTCCGGATTCCTCTTGCAGAGTATTGTGGGAAGAAACACTGCATTTTTTCAACATATCATCATGAGCCGGATGCATAATTTTAACCAAACGCCATGGAACAATATCT contains:
- the LOC125200207 gene encoding uncharacterized protein LOC125200207, with the protein product MGLSSSKHNAAGRLPSSSSSSSSRGAIRRSRSSRSRVLKSSCLGSHCDNRDERQVSDGPTEENGKTAFCPSENKLGSCPVSAECYGTEKAEESNDMNCINSGIQLHEWE